A DNA window from Pungitius pungitius chromosome 1, fPunPun2.1, whole genome shotgun sequence contains the following coding sequences:
- the tnfsf12 gene encoding tumor necrosis factor ligand superfamily member 12: MHRLLQRRSVRRLRVVWASLALVALSLAACSALFTAWTWRQTRDLSQSFRMLQDRVEQVNTQRKAIVQLILEKRELLVGQRVKRDGGAPRGRNGNGKKAASHFEITKVSSQQGKAHKNEGWRDPCEVFVCEVIHRVCVRVCVCVCVSGEGGVIKGWEERTLNMSKAVRYNKEEGTFTVEKAGVYFLFCQVLFNEQQSQYVKLDVVTRGLRPQKLQCLEGYGTTPSAGPHRFHFLKPCQVSGLLRLDRGAELQAVTGSAFRLHTLGDPAASLHVFSIFKVN, encoded by the exons atgcatcGGCTTCTGCAGCGGAGGAGCGTGCGCCGGCTGCGGGTCGTCTGGGCTTCCCTCGCCCTGGTGGCGCTCTCCCTGGCGGCGTGCAGCGCGCTCTTCACGGCGTGGACCTGGCGGCAGACGCGCGACCTGTCGCAGTCCTTCAGGATGCTGCAGGACCGCGTGGAGCAG GTCAATACCCAGAGGAAGGCCATTGTTCAGCTCATCCTGGAGAAGAGAGAGCTGCTGGTGGGACAGCGAGTGAAGAGAGACG ggggggcgcCGCGAGGGAGGAATGGGAACGGAAAGAAAGCGGCGTCTCATTTCGAGA TAACCAAAGTCTCCTCTCAGCAAGGTAAGGCTCATAAAAATGAGGGCTGGAGAGATCCCTGTGAGGTTTTCGTCTGTGAGGTgattcaccgtgtgtgtgtgcgcgtgtgtgtgtgtgtgtgtgtcagtggagaGGGAGGTGTGATAAAGGGCTGGGAGGAGAGGACGTTGAATATGAGTAAAGCGGTGAGGTACAACAAGGAGGAAGGCACCTTCACCGTGGAGAAGGCGGGCGTCTACTTCCTGTTCTGCCAG GTGTTGTTCAACGAGCAGCAGTCCCAGTACGTGAAGCTGGACGTGGTGACGAGGGGCCTGAGGCCCCAGAAGCTGCAGTGCCTGGAGGGCTACGGGACGACCCCCTCCGCCGGCCCCCACCGCTTCCACTTCCTGAAGCCCTGCCAGGTGTCCGGCCTGCTGCGGCTGGACCGCGGCGCCGAGCTGCAGGCCGTCACGGGCTCCGCCTTCCGGCTGCACACCCTGGGCGACCCCGCGGCCTCGCTGCACGTCTTCAGCATCTTCAAGGTCAACTGA
- the sat2a.1 gene encoding thialysine N-epsilon-acetyltransferase yields MDFSIRAANVEDCKDVARMILELAEYEKVADQVKVTQRDLEQDGFSKNPFFHGIVAEVSEQLKTKDGHTKIGYALYFYSYSSWSGRAVYMEDLYVMPIIDLFSGKGIGKALMSKVAQLGLAAGCSQLNFTVLDWNKPSLDFYLSQGSVDVTASMGYHCMRCEGEALQHLAQP; encoded by the exons ATGGACTTCTCGATCCGCGCAGCCAACGTGGAGGACTGCAAGGACGTCGCGCGGATGATCCTG GAGTTGGCCGAATATGAGAAAGTGGCGGACCAGGTGAAAGTCACGCAGAGAG ACCTGGAGCAGGACGGCTTCTCCAAGAACCCGTTCTTCCACGGGATCGTCGCCGAGGTGTCAGAACAGCTCAAAACCAAAgacg GCCACACAAAGATTGGGTACGCACTCTACTTTTACTCCTATAGCTCGTGGTCCGGCAGAGCCGTGTACATGGAGGATTTGTACGTGATGCCGA TAATTGATCTCTTTTCAGGGAAAGGCATCGGCAAAGCGCTCATGAGCAAGGTGGCTCAG CTGGGCCTGGCCGCCGGCTGCAGCCAGCTCAACTTCACCGTCCTGGACTGGAACAAACCGTCCCTGGACTTCTACCTCAGCCAGGGCAGCGTGGACGTCACCGCCAGCATGGGCTACCACTGCATGCGCTGCGAGGGCGAGGCGCTGCAGCACCTGGCCCAGCCGTAG
- the si:dkey-19b23.8 gene encoding uncharacterized protein si:dkey-19b23.8, translated as MRLSPDKTSGCTSAEGSGEAQTPPEPSPKRGMSLGAFHLMQTLKNSPAALRRRFRRDRTESLSHGDPLFKVHYLGTEKIFSLDREQAQDAIGRLLDGGGGGGGKSLGKDHALVVRPRYVEVKELSTGRQLTKTYLQDIAYCAADSARPNVFLYICKHQGQQLQCRVFWCSRAERARDMTACLALSFQRALSDLQTGGSATLQPAEAKAKGKGKWKWAAAAKETTTTTTKAKSKTKPTTTTNPPALAKSSTLPGSLGKVRWNKRVSSASRSPLKAITRRGSASDSWS; from the exons ATGAGACTGTCGCCAG ATAAAACCAGCGGCTGCACCTCGGCAGAAGGAAGCGGTGAGGCCCAGACCCCCCCCGAGCCGAGCCCGAAGCGCGGCATGTCGCTCGGCGCGTTCCACCTCATGCAGACCCTGAAGAACTCCCCCGCCGCGCTGCGGCGCCGCTTTCGCCGCGACCGCACCGAGTCGCTGTCCCACGGCGACCCCCTCTTCAAGGTCCACTACCTGGGCACGGAGAAGATCTTCTCCCTGGACCGGGAGCAGGCCCAGGACGCCATCGGCCGCCTGctggacggcggcggcggcggcggcggcaagaGCCTGGGCAAAGACCACGCCCTGGTGGTGCGGCCGCGCTACGTCGAGGTCAAGGAGCTGAGCACGGGCCGCCAGCTCACCAAGACGTACCTGCAGGACATCGCGTACTGCGCCGCCGACTCGGCCCGGCCCAACGTCTTCCTGTACATCTGCAAGCACCAGGGCCAGCAGCTGCAGTGCCGCGTGTTCTGGTGCAGCCGGGCGGAGCGGGCGCGGGACATGACGGCGTGCCTGGCGCTCTCCTTCCAGCGGGCGCTCAGCGACCTGCAGACGGGCGGCTCGGCCACGCTGCAGCCCGCCGAGGCCAAGGCCAAGGGGAAGGGGAAATGGAaatgggcggcggcggcgaaggagacgacgacgacgacgacgaaggCGAAGAGTAAGACGAAACCCACGACGACGACGAACCCCCCCGCCCTCGCCAAGAGCTCCACGCTGCCTGGCAGTCTGGGAAAAG TTCGCTGGAACAAGAGGGTCTCCTCTGCGTCCCGCAGCCCCCTCAAAGCCATCACCAGGAGGGGGTCCGCCTCCGACAGCTGGAGCTGA